The window AGAAAATGTTACTCAAGGATAGTGTGGGGTTGTTTCCTGAATCTTCATCTGCTGGGAGATTACTTTAACCTTCCTTGTCCTGTATGACCAAATCTCTTGGGTATCCTGAATTCCTCTATCACTTCCAGACCTGGGATATCTGGAGAGATGTTTTACCAAGTTCTCAACCAGAGGACTGGTACCTGCTTTCTTGACCTTGTTAATCCCATGGTCTGAGGCCAAACCCAATTTCTGCCCTTCTTTCACCTCCCCTCAGCTATCTCTACCTCTTAAGCTCTGCTGCTGCCCTGATGCTGTGCTGTCCTTGGATCTAAATGACTGCTTCGTCTCGCTCTGGAGCTGCCAGGCCTCCCTTTGGACTTGATTGGTGATTGTTGTCACTGTCCTGACATTTCTTTTCAACCTCCTACCCATCCGCTAGCTCTCTCCCTTCAGCCTGCTGCATTTTGGGAGAGTTTATTTCAGTACCCAAGATCTGAGACACAATTGAGAGCTTCAAGCCCTTTGAATGGTAAGAGAGGTAGCAGGAAAACAGAAGCCAGCATCTCTTGTGATGCCATGGACTTGCCTATAATTTCGAGGCTAAGAGCACAGGGCTGAGAATCTGACATTTTGGGGTTCCATTTCAGGTTCTGATATTTACCAGCTATAGATAATGTTAAGTAACCTATATTAGtctcaattttcttatttgtaaagtaGGAATAAACGATAACCTCAAAGGGTTGTTAtaagcattaaatgagataatggatataACCCAGTACAATGTAGAAAGTGCTTATTTCATATTTTGTTCTTGGTTCTTCAGATCATTATGGGATATGGACAGAGacacaaataagaaaacataggatACTGGTGTGATACATCCAAATATTTCTATTTGGACgttttattttgaatttgggGAAAGTTGTGGTTAGTATTGTCAGTGGCAGAGCCACTGGGATGCAGAGGGAGTAGTCTGGTCTTATTTGTCTTTAGTGACTTTCTCAATCCAGGTGATATATTTCTGAACATTGGTGTAGATGCCCACATCCCCTCCCATGAAGTGTCCGACCTCGATCCCCTGTAGCTTGCCTTTGCAGATGACAGTAGCAACGGCCACCTCCTACAAGGGATcatgcagagagagggagagagacagatatGGTCAGATCTTCTCTTTATAGGAGCCCTCTCGTCCGCAATGTGGATGCGCCCTGTCTAGAGGTAGCATGCTGCATCAAGAAAAGAGCACTGAGTTGGGAGACTGGAAGCTTGAGTCATTTATCTAGCTTTGTCGTAACTAATGTGACATTgagaaagtcagagaaaaacCTTTCTAGAACTCACATGTAAAATGAGTCAAACTCCATTTGTTTGAACTGGTTAAGCCAGTTTCAATTTGTGAAAAGtttgaattaattatttaaaagcaATGCCTGTTTCAAAGTTGCATCTATGAGAATAAAAACCTAGCAAAGTGTTATTAACTCTAGGTACTGCGTGATGCCCTTTAATGAATACAGACATCTCTAAGGAGGGCCCTTTACTGAAAAAAGTGGGGGGCTTTGCTGCAGCCTtatcaaattttcaaaaatttacgAAGCTGTgggctttcagttttttaaatatcACGATTAAATAGTTAACTGGACATATATAATACAAGTAAGTGAAAGTTGAATAGAGAGAAAAGATTACCCCAAAAATTCGACTGAACACTTTCACAAATTTAACACATATGGAGTTTCTGTGGCTTTTTCCTTGTTCGGTTTTCTGGCAGTCTGCATCAGACATCATGGGGGCCTCCAGGTTCTGCCTTAAATCAGGGTGTCTGCCTGAGGGAAGACAGGGATAAAAGAAACCTTCCTGTTCACAATTGGTTTATTTTTCACAATTGTTATTTAGCGCTCCAATTACCACCTTCTGTTTCAACTggtgttttgtgtgtgtctgaAGAAAATAATGAGACAAAGGGAAGACATGATTTTGTGCATGGTTATGAGAGTTAATCTTGAGGATTTTGAAATAGCCTTTATGTCCCTTTAAAAAGcagagttttctttcttctctgtgtctgttcTTGGAGGCATAAGAGGTGACCTGACTCAGGTTCTCAGGTGTCCTCCACATGTTAAGTGAGCCAGTATGGGAGAGGGGAGCACAGACTCCTTAATGTGAATTGTACCTCTGACGATCAGGAATGGCATGGCCTCTGTGCAGAGTCAGGTGGCCTGGTGGCCCCCTCTGCCAAAGCTCTGAAGAAGCAGTGGAGCATTAGTCACCCTGGGAAGGGAGGAGCTTTGGACTTCTGGGAGGGTCTCTTTTTGTCAGACCACTCATATAGTATCTCCCTTTGGTCTCCATCCATTCTCCTCCCTTCTCAGCTATACAGACATGGGTGCTCCTCTTCAGGGATAACTGATGACCCTGATTTTCTGTGGGAGGTGCACTCACCGCTGTTGTCTTGGCTCCAGTCCAAGCCTGAAAGCATACAGACGGTGCCTGGCTTGACGGTGCTGGTGGCCAGGGGAATGGGCTGGACTTTGTGGTTGAGGTTGGCGGGCTTAGCCAGCCTAATGAGCATGAGGTCATCCTGGGGGGAACTATGACTGTAGTTCCAGTAGCGGACAATCTGGATAGGGTCAATTATCTGCTCTGTCCCATCTCTGATTCTGACCCTGAGatttcccagcatcactttcAGGTTTCTGGAGGGATAAGGGGTTGGaagtaatcatcatcatcatcgtcatcatcatctaAGCTGATGTTGAATGTTATAGTGTGCCAGATACTTTGCCAAGGGCTTTATCTGGATTCTAGATTACGTCATTTACCACTCACAACAAATCTGTGAGGTGGATTCTATTttgaatccccattttacagatgaagtaacGGAGGCACGTAAGAGTATTCACCCATGTCACACAGTTAAGTGGTGGAGCCTTTAACCACTATGTTTTCATGTAGTGTCCTTAATGTAGTGGAGAAGAAAAGGATGCATGGCatagaaatattattttcccTCCTTTCCAGCTCCAGCCTATCAGATTGGGCATTTCCATTCTGGTGGAAGTAAGAGAATGAGGTGACTTGAGTGTTGGATATCTCCTGTTTGCTTCATCAGATCTACTCACAACTCTTTCATCCTGCCCTGTACTTGGGAAGGTGATATATGTGGATTAAGTCAGTGGGCTTTCTGGTCCTCTAGCGTTTGATTGGTATTTGGCCAATAAGAAGCACCGGAAAgtaaggggagggagaagggagaggttgGAGTATATATCCTCCCATCTTTCTTCCTGTAAGGTTGCCACAGGGCGTGGCTGTTGGCTGTCTCTTGACGAAAGGTTACAGCCCCTATCAGGCAGTCTCTGCGCAcagggctctctctctctctctgtctctctctctctttctttccccctccccccttgtaAACATTCTCTCCCCCACCGCTTTACGTCTAGGGGTAGTAACTGCACCTTTCTGATACTAAACGCGGGGGGACTGAACTATTCCCTGTGTTTTCCCTATAACGAGACCATACCTTTCTCATTAGTTCTTTTTATAAACTCTCCTCAACTTAATCAAATTTGAGTGTACCATCAGTTACCTGCTGGTCCCTTAACTGACAAAACACATTCCTATTGCCAGTAAAAAACTTGAAAAACCGACGGGAGACTGAAGAGGCATAGTACGTAGAACGGGGCTCCTCTAGAGCAGCACTGCTGACGTGTGGGGCCGGGTTCTGCTCTGCGGTGGGGCTGCTCTGTGCGCGGTGGGGTGTTCGGCTGCATCCCTGCCCTGGCCTCTGTTCGCAGGGTAGGCGCCCTTAGCGCAGCCTCCCCCCATCCCTCATCCCATTGTGACAGCCAAAGGTGTCTGCCTTTGCCAAATGTAAATACCCTGGAGGGGAAGCTGCCTCTACTTGAGAACCACCGGCGGCGCAGAATGAGTATAGCTGTTGTAGTGGGTAAGGATGCCCGGCACTCACGGTAGGtagcagtgagcgggggccagcACCCAGTTGCTTTTGATGAGGACACCCACACAGGGGTTGAAGTGAGACTTGAGGTATACCAGATAGGGGGCATGGTCTTCTTTCTGCACAGATGAGTGAGCGGGGAAAAATGTCCCTGAGAAACATATATAAGATGTTCTTAGAACGAATAAGACAATCAACTACTTCCTAGTTGAATAGAAATATGGATGATTTTAAAGAAGTAATCAGTTGGCCAGGAAATGTGAAAATGTTTGACATTTTTTTcgaataaaaatgtaaatcaaaatgacATAGTGTTTCATCTAATATTTATACAAatcatttttgtttaatattgGTAATATTCAGTCTAAGAAAGTACAGTGAGAGAGACTCTCATTTACTGCTTATAGGAATGGgaatttattctattttcttgaaAAGCAATTCAGAAATGGGCATCAAGAATTGTAAATGGTTCGTCAACTTTGACCTAATATTTCCAAAGCCAAGAATTCTTGattctaaagaaataatcagatGTAGACAAAGGTTATTAATAAATGTGCTCATTTTAAcgctatttataatagctaaatgGTTGAAATATGAGTGTCCAATGAAGTAATGTTGGACATTGAAATACAAAAGTAT is drawn from Eschrichtius robustus isolate mEscRob2 chromosome 8, mEscRob2.pri, whole genome shotgun sequence and contains these coding sequences:
- the PRSS37 gene encoding probable inactive serine protease 37 isoform X2; translated protein: MKFIFCLSVLAGTFFPAHSSVQKEDHAPYLVYLKSHFNPCVGVLIKSNWVLAPAHCYLPNLKVMLGNLRVRIRDGTEQIIDPIQIVRYWNYSHSSPQDDLMLIRLAKPANLNHKVQPIPLATSTVKPGTVCMLSGLDWSQDNSRHPDLRQNLEAPMMSDADCQKTEQGKSHRNSICVKFVKVFSRIFGEVAVATVICKGKLQGIEVGHFMGGDVGIYTNVQKYITWIEKVTKDK
- the PRSS37 gene encoding probable inactive serine protease 37 isoform X1; the protein is MKFIFCLSVLAGTFFPAHSSVQKEDHAPYLVYLKSHFNPCVGVLIKSNWVLAPAHCYLPNLKVMLGNLRVRIRDGTEQIIDPIQIVRYWNYSHSSPQDDLMLIRLAKPANLNHKVQPIPLATSTVKPGTVCMLSGLDWSQDNSGRHPDLRQNLEAPMMSDADCQKTEQGKSHRNSICVKFVKVFSRIFGEVAVATVICKGKLQGIEVGHFMGGDVGIYTNVQKYITWIEKVTKDK